One Salvia splendens isolate huo1 chromosome 12, SspV2, whole genome shotgun sequence genomic window carries:
- the LOC121759159 gene encoding F-box/kelch-repeat protein At3g06240-like yields the protein MTNELLLQKKDLLTNLPRELTIDIVRRLRTRCIMRCKFVCKSWRNLIKGGDFATSYACMAFVHREMGFAICDEAFKPLFQFSFCSNTTCNDRLVVGSANGLLLFLDGCDDVLFVCNPITSECVEIPRLPERSCIAGFGVSKISGQYKILCRDQVRSYHVYTLERGGGCWRRIVGPKFYPRMPRENAVFFNGNLHWLASDLKESLFVCCFDLETEVFTKFSLPPRDNSNDPDRNWRHVRGDYELFILESQLCVCDSLKYPGIVIWWMKNYGDTNSWVKACRIDRPQIGEVVFPLKVFANCDMLFTLDTDNQLVIYNHNTDECLVSNSFLDRSNDHVYNIITFIPSFLSLTTMGICNVKSFSFYKDHVLS from the coding sequence ATGACGAATGAACTACTGTTGCAAAAGAAAGATTTGTTGACAAATCTACCACGAGAGTTGACTATAGATATCGTTAGAAGACTTCGGACTAGATGCATTATGAGGTGCAAGTTTGTTTGCAAATCATGGCGCAATCTGATAAAAGGCGGTGACTTTGCAACGTCGTATGCATGCATGGCTTTCGTTCATCGTGAGATGGGGTTCGCGATCTGCGATGAGGCCTTTAAGCCACTTTTCCAATTCAGCTTTTGTTCAAATACTACTTGTAACGATCGTTTAGTAGTTGGTTCAGCTAATGGTTTGCTTTTATTCTTGGATGGATGTGATGATGTTCTTTTCGTATGCAATCCAATCACAAGTGAATGTGTCGAGATTCCTCGCCTTCCTGAGCGTAGCTGCATAGCTGGATTTGGAGTGAGCAAAATAAGTGGACAATACAAGATTTTATGTCGTGATCAGGTTAGGTCGTATCATGTATACACTCTAGAAAGAGGAGGAGGGTGTTGGAGAAGAATTGTAGGGCCGAAGTTCTACCCTAGAATGCCTCGGGAAAATGCTGTATTTTTTAATGGAAATCTTCACTGGTTGGCATCTGATTTGAAGGAGAGTCTCTTCGTTTGTTGCTTTGATCTGGAAACCGAGGTCTTTACAAAGTTTTCTCTTCCTCCTCGTGATAATAGTAATGATCCTGATAGAAATTGGCGTCATGTGAGAGGCGACTATGAGCTATTTATTTTGGAGAGTCAGCTGTGTGTATGCGATAGTTTAAAATATCCTGGAATTGTGATCTGGTGGATGAAAAACTACGGGGATACGAATTCTTGGGTAAAGGCATGTAGGATTGACCGACCACAAATCGGTGAAGTTGTTTTCCCGCTCAAAGTATTTGCAAATTGTGACATGTTGTTTACCTTGGATACAGATAATCAACTAGTTATCTACAACCACAACACTGATGAATGCCTTGTGAGCAATTCTTTTCTTGACCGTTCCAACGATCATGTTTACAACATCATCACTTTTATCCCAAGCTTTCTCTCGCTCACAACTATGGGGATTTGCAATGTTAAGTCATTTAGTTTTTATAAGGATCATGTACTTTCATAG